Proteins found in one Paenibacillus dendritiformis genomic segment:
- a CDS encoding GntP family permease, giving the protein MDVSVTVLGALTALVVAIVLILRKVPPAYGMMIGALAGGIVGGIGLVDSVNLMMDGAKGMIPAVLRILAAGVLAGVLIESGGAKTIAETLVRKVGETRALLALAFATMVLTAVGVFIDVAVITVAPIALAIAQRAGLSRMAILLAMIGGGKAGNIMSPNPNAISAAEAFNIPLTSMMMAGIIPALFGLLVTYMIAKRLTKKGTMIAVQESVDNGEQQLPSFLAAMMAPLTAIVLLALRPLAGIVIDPIIALPAGGFVGALCMGRIKQINQYAISGLGKMTGVAVMLLGTGTLAGIISNSQLKNVIIDSLASSGLPAYLLAPISGAFMSLATASTTAGTAVASSVFGSTIMELGVASLGAAAMIHAGATVFDHMPHGSFFHATGGSVNMAMKERLRLIPYETAIGLVLAIVSTLVFGVFGWFL; this is encoded by the coding sequence ATGGACGTATCTGTAACTGTGCTCGGTGCTTTGACGGCATTGGTCGTAGCCATTGTGTTGATATTGCGTAAAGTTCCTCCGGCGTACGGCATGATGATTGGTGCGCTCGCCGGCGGGATCGTCGGTGGAATCGGGTTGGTCGATTCCGTAAACCTGATGATGGATGGCGCTAAGGGCATGATACCGGCCGTGCTGCGCATCCTGGCGGCCGGCGTGCTGGCCGGCGTCCTGATTGAATCGGGCGGGGCCAAGACAATCGCCGAGACGTTGGTTCGCAAGGTCGGCGAGACGCGCGCCTTGTTGGCGCTGGCGTTCGCGACGATGGTGCTGACGGCGGTCGGCGTTTTCATCGACGTCGCGGTCATTACGGTGGCGCCGATTGCGCTCGCGATTGCGCAGCGTGCCGGCTTGTCCCGTATGGCGATCCTGCTTGCCATGATCGGCGGCGGCAAGGCCGGCAACATTATGTCGCCGAATCCGAACGCCATCTCGGCGGCGGAGGCATTCAACATTCCGCTGACATCGATGATGATGGCGGGAATTATACCGGCTCTGTTTGGGCTTTTGGTCACCTATATGATCGCGAAGCGATTGACGAAGAAGGGCACAATGATTGCTGTTCAAGAAAGCGTTGACAATGGCGAGCAGCAGCTTCCAAGCTTCCTGGCGGCGATGATGGCTCCGCTCACGGCGATTGTGCTGCTGGCGCTGCGCCCGCTGGCCGGCATCGTCATCGATCCAATTATCGCTTTGCCGGCCGGGGGCTTCGTTGGCGCTTTGTGCATGGGGCGCATCAAGCAGATCAATCAATATGCGATATCGGGCCTGGGCAAAATGACGGGCGTAGCGGTTATGCTGCTCGGCACGGGGACGTTGGCAGGCATTATATCGAACTCGCAATTGAAGAATGTCATCATCGACAGTCTGGCCTCTTCCGGCCTGCCGGCTTACTTGCTGGCCCCGATAAGCGGCGCGTTCATGTCCTTGGCCACCGCCTCGACGACGGCAGGCACGGCGGTCGCAAGCTCGGTGTTCGGCTCGACGATTATGGAGCTTGGCGTCGCTTCTCTGGGCGCTGCGGCCATGATTCATGCCGGTGCGACCGTCTTCGACCATATGCCGCACGGCAGCTTCTTCCACGCGACAGGCGGAAGCGTTAACATGGCGATGAAGGAGCGGCTGCGTCTCATTCCGTATGAGACGGCGATCGGTCTCGTCCTGGCCATTGTCTCGACACTGGTGTTCGGCGTATTCGGCTGGTTCTTGTAA
- a CDS encoding glycerate kinase: protein MKVVIAPDSFKESLSAMEACHAIEKGWRHVYPEAEIVHVPMADGGEGTVQSLVDATGGRLIHREVTGPLGTPVTAFYGLLGDGKTAVIEMAAASGIALVPPAQRNPLATTTRGTGELIQSALDEGVSTIILGLGGSATNDGGAGMAQALGVRLLDAGGADIGHGGGELHRIARIDMSGADPRLKGVAFVAACDVDNPLTGERGASAVFGPQKGAGPDMVRQLDANLAHYAAMIKTGLGRDVAGIPGAGAAGGLGAGVLAFLDAELKRGVDIVIEATGLASHVKDADLVITGEGRIDSQTIYGKTPMGVANTAKRYGVPVIGIAGSLADGHEVVHEHGIDMVFTIVPGVCSLDEAMRQAASNMERTARNIAKTLQCGGSLTK, encoded by the coding sequence ATGAAGGTTGTAATTGCTCCAGACTCATTTAAAGAGAGCTTGTCCGCAATGGAGGCATGTCATGCGATAGAGAAAGGATGGCGCCATGTCTACCCTGAAGCGGAAATCGTACATGTGCCGATGGCTGACGGTGGTGAGGGCACGGTTCAGTCCTTGGTCGATGCGACAGGCGGACGCTTGATTCACCGCGAAGTGACGGGACCGCTCGGCACGCCCGTGACCGCGTTCTACGGCTTGCTGGGCGACGGGAAGACGGCGGTCATCGAGATGGCGGCCGCCTCAGGGATTGCGCTCGTGCCGCCGGCGCAGCGCAATCCGCTTGCGACAACGACGCGCGGTACAGGCGAGCTGATTCAGTCGGCGCTGGACGAAGGCGTCAGCACGATTATTCTCGGCTTGGGCGGCAGCGCCACGAACGACGGCGGCGCGGGCATGGCGCAGGCGCTCGGCGTGCGGCTGCTTGACGCCGGCGGCGCGGACATCGGCCATGGCGGCGGGGAATTGCATCGCATCGCCCGCATCGATATGAGCGGAGCCGATCCGCGGCTGAAGGGAGTGGCCTTCGTGGCCGCGTGCGATGTGGACAACCCGCTGACCGGAGAGCGGGGGGCCTCGGCCGTATTCGGCCCGCAGAAAGGCGCCGGGCCGGACATGGTGCGGCAGCTCGACGCCAATCTCGCCCATTATGCGGCGATGATTAAGACCGGCTTGGGCCGCGACGTGGCCGGCATTCCCGGCGCGGGCGCAGCCGGAGGGCTTGGCGCGGGCGTGCTTGCCTTTTTGGACGCCGAGCTGAAGCGGGGCGTCGATATCGTCATCGAAGCGACCGGGCTTGCTTCGCATGTGAAGGATGCGGATCTCGTCATTACGGGGGAAGGCCGCATCGACAGTCAGACGATTTATGGCAAGACGCCGATGGGCGTGGCCAACACGGCCAAGCGGTATGGCGTGCCGGTCATCGGCATCGCGGGCTCGCTGGCGGACGGGCATGAAGTGGTGCATGAGCACGGCATCGATATGGTGTTCACGATCGTGCCCGGCGTATGCAGCCTGGACGAGGCGATGAGACAAGCCGCTTCCAATATGGAGCGCACGGCGCGCAACATTGCGAAGACGTTGCAATGCGGCGGCAGTCTGACAAAATAA
- a CDS encoding sugar diacid recognition domain-containing protein produces the protein MSRLTKELAQEIVTRTMQVIHYNVNVMDERGRIIGSGDRSRLYQKHEGAVIAIERKGRFEIDEESARKLQGVLPGTNLAIQFQGEVVGVIGITGDPNEVTKYGELVKMTAEMYLEQADLLEKAQWDKRMKEDFLLSVIHADGKDNDMLRLQAERIGFNPDRARVACIMELTGTENADALPTLKRVVELLEGRPAIDLIAIRNTRQIVLFKPHLHPREPGADICEGIGRIRRLLEEKQIAPLRIAVGKAYSGIGGLIASYRSAQDTMRAGQAIFPEQTVYYSEDMPNETAAANVKPSWIGEELRRLWRRFAQEDKSGELQQTLQAYYEENGEQQRIAERLAIHRNTLRYRLQRIHEATGKDPKHFRDLYTLMTARWLSALGDKENESSV, from the coding sequence ATGAGCAGACTGACCAAAGAATTGGCGCAGGAAATTGTGACGCGGACGATGCAAGTCATTCACTATAATGTGAACGTCATGGACGAACGAGGGCGGATTATCGGGTCCGGAGACCGTTCGCGCTTATATCAGAAGCATGAAGGGGCGGTCATCGCCATTGAGCGGAAGGGGCGCTTCGAGATAGATGAGGAGAGCGCGCGCAAGCTGCAAGGGGTGCTGCCCGGCACGAATCTGGCGATTCAGTTCCAGGGCGAAGTCGTGGGCGTCATCGGCATTACCGGCGATCCGAACGAGGTGACCAAGTACGGCGAGCTGGTGAAAATGACCGCGGAAATGTATCTGGAGCAAGCCGATCTGCTGGAAAAAGCCCAGTGGGACAAGCGGATGAAGGAGGATTTCCTGCTATCCGTCATTCACGCGGACGGCAAGGATAACGACATGCTGCGCCTTCAGGCGGAACGGATCGGCTTCAATCCGGATCGGGCGCGCGTCGCGTGCATTATGGAGTTGACAGGGACGGAGAACGCGGATGCCCTGCCTACGCTCAAGCGGGTGGTCGAGCTGCTGGAGGGGCGGCCCGCTATTGACCTGATCGCCATCCGCAATACGCGCCAGATCGTGCTGTTCAAGCCGCATCTTCATCCGCGCGAGCCGGGGGCCGATATATGCGAAGGCATCGGCCGCATCCGTAGACTGCTGGAGGAGAAGCAGATTGCGCCCCTCCGCATCGCCGTCGGCAAAGCGTATTCCGGTATCGGCGGCTTAATCGCGTCATACCGTTCCGCGCAGGATACGATGCGGGCGGGCCAGGCGATTTTCCCGGAGCAGACGGTATATTACAGCGAAGACATGCCGAACGAGACCGCGGCGGCCAACGTCAAGCCGTCATGGATAGGGGAAGAGCTGCGCCGGCTATGGCGGCGGTTCGCGCAGGAGGACAAGAGCGGGGAGCTGCAGCAGACGCTCCAGGCTTATTATGAGGAGAACGGCGAGCAGCAGCGCATCGCGGAGCGGTTGGCGATTCACCGGAATACGCTTCGTTACCGCCTGCAGCGTATTCATGAAGCGACCGGGAAGGACCCGAAGCATTTTCGCGACTTATATACGCTGATGACGGCCCGCTGGTTAAGCGCCTTGGGGGACAAGGAGAACGAGAGCAGCGTCTGA